The following are encoded together in the Cicer arietinum cultivar CDC Frontier isolate Library 1 chromosome 2, Cicar.CDCFrontier_v2.0, whole genome shotgun sequence genome:
- the LOC105851670 gene encoding receptor-like protein 6: MESIFVLSFYLSFYMYLLLLLTHFTSYTFSLCNHHDKFALLQFKNSLAITSSKPDIWYVCSSFSSKTESWTNNTDCCEWDGVMCNPVSGHVISLDLSCNNLKGVLHPNSTIFQLNNLQQLNLAFNDFSDSLMHAEIGNLVSLTHLNLSNTGISGNIPHTISYLSKLVSLDLSNNEYMSLKLNPFTWKKLIHNATNLRELHLEDVNMSSIRESSLLLLKNLSSSLVSLNLAFTELQGNLSSDLFSLPNLKLLDLSSSYDNKLGGQLPKSNWTSPLRYLDLSNIIFSGQIPNVFENLNKLEYLSLSGNNFSGQVPSSLFNLIQLSTLDLSNNNLVGPIPTEITKDSKLEVLYLDNNKLNGTIPHWCYSLPSMFVLSLGNNKLTGSIGEFSTYSLSYLYLSKNNIQGEFPNSIYKLQNLTVLSLSSTNLSGSVDFNQFSNFKKLYYLDLSHNSFLSVNIDSSVDSILPNLEQLYLSSCNINSFPKFLARLQNLQVLDLSNNKIQGKVPEWFHEKLLHSWNNTEIINLSFNKLQGDLPLLSSTTQIFYFLASNNNFTGQISSSLCNASSLQVLNLAHNNLKGTIPQCLGGSPSLFVLDLQMNNLSGSIPTNFSKGNSFETIKLNGNRLEGPLPHTLSHCTYLEVLDLGGNNIEGTFPNWLETLQGLQVLILRSNKLHGPITCSTTKHSFSELRILDVSNNNFSGLLPTSCIKNFQGMKNVNVTQTGLQYMGGVDYYNDSVVVIMKGFSMELTRILTTFTTIDLSNNMFEGEIPKVIGELNSLKGLNLSNNGITGTIPQSLSNLRNLEWLDMSRNHLKGEIPESLTNLNFLSVLNLSQNQLEGMIPTGKQFDTFGNDSYEGNAMLCGLPLSKSCKNDKDQQPQSNDEEESSFGWKSVAIGYGCGAVFGMLLGYNLFLTGKPRWLANFVENMFSIRLKRINNIIGANRR; encoded by the coding sequence ATGGAGTCTATTTTTGTTCTATCGTTTTATCTTAGTTTCTACATGTACTTATTGTTGTTGCTTACTCACTTTACTTCCTATACTTTCTCATTATGCAACCATCATGACAAGTTTGCCTTGTTACAATTCAAAAACTCACTTGCTATCACATCATCCAAACCTGATATTTGGTATGTTTGTTCCTCTTTTTCTTCCAAGACAGAGTCTTGGACAAACAATACAGATTGTTGCGAGTGGGATGGTGTCATGTGCAACCCCGTGTCAGGTCACGTGATCAGTCTAGATCTCAGCTGCAACAATCTGAAAGGTGTATTACATCCCAATAGCACTATTTTTCAGCTTAACAACCTTCAACAACTCAACTTGGCTTTTAATGATTTTTCTGATTCTTTGATGCATGCTGAAATTGGTAACCTTGTGAGTCTCACACATCTTAATTTATCAAACACTGGTATTAGTGGTAATATTCCCCACACAATCTCTTACTTGTCCAAATTAGTATCACTTGATCTCAGCAATAATGAGTACATGAGCCTGAAACTTAATCCATTCACATGGAAGAAACTCATTCATAACGCTACAAATTTAAGAGAGCTTCATTTGGAAGATGTGAATATGTCTTCCATAAGAGAGAGTTCTTTGTTGCTTCTAAAGAACTTGTCGTCCTCTTTGGTCTCTCTTAATCTAGCATTCACTGAGTTGCAAGGAAATTTGTCTAGTGATCTCTTCTCTTTACCTAATCTAAAATTACTAGATTTGTCATCATCTTATGATAATAAACTTGGCGGTCAACTTCCAAAGTCCAACTGGACCAGTCCTCTAAGGTACTTGGACCTCTCTAACATAATTTTCTCAGGTCAAATTCCtaatgtttttgaaaatttaaacaaattagaATATTTATCACTTTCCGGTAACAATTTTAGTGGTCAAGTTCCGTCATCATTATTTAATCTAATTCAGCTTTCTACACTAGATTTATCCAATAATAATTTAGTAGGCCCCATTCCAACTGAAATCACAAAAGATTCAAAATTAGAAGTTTTGTATTtggataataataaattaaacgGAACAATTCCACACTGGTGTTATTCCTTGCCTTCGATGTTTGTGTTGTCACTCGGTAACAACAAACTCACAGGATCAATTGGTGAATTCTCAACTTATTCTTTGAGTTATCTGTATCTCTCTAAGAACAACATTCAAGGTGAATTTCCAAATTCAATATATAAACTTCAAAATCTTACTGTGTTAAGTTTGTCATCAACAAACTTGAGTGGTTCTGTTGACTTCAaccaattttcaaattttaaaaaactatattaCCTTGATCTTTCACACAATAGTTTTCTTTCTGTCAACATTGATAGCAGTGTTGACTCCATCttaccaaaccttgaacaattATATTTATCTTCTTGTAATATCAACAGTTTTCCTAAATTCTTAGCACGACTTCAAAATCTGCAAGTATTAGATCTCtctaataacaaaattcaagGGAAAGTTCCCGAATGGTTTCATGAGAAGCTCTTACACTCATGGAATAACACTGAAATTATTAATCTCAGTTTCAACAAGTTGCAAGGAGATCTTCCACTTCTTTCCAGTACAAcacaaatattttactttttagcTTCAAATAACAACTTCACAGGACAAATTTCTTCATCATTGTGCAATGCAAGCTCCCTTCAAGTCCTCAATCTGGCTCACAACAATTTAAAAGGCACCATTCCACAATGCCTGGGAGGATCTCCTTCTCTTTTTGTATTGGATTTGCAAATGAACAACCTTTCTGGAAGCATACCTACAAACTTTTCCAAAGGCAATTCCTTTGAGACTATAAAGTTGAATGGGAATCGATTGGAAGGACCATTACCACACACTTTGTCTCACTGCACATACCTTGAAGTTTTGGACCTTGGAGGCAACAATATAGAGGGTACCTTTCCCAATTGGCTAGAAACTCTACAAGGCTTACAAGTTCTCATTTTAAGATCAAATAAACTTCATGGTCCAATCACTTGTTCTACCACCAAGCATTCATTTTCTGAGTTGAGAATTTTAGATGTCTCCAATAACAATTTTAGTGGACTCTTGCCAACATCATGCATCAAGAATTTTCAAGGAATGAAGAATGTGAATGTCACCCAAACTGGTTTGCAATACATGGGTGGTGTTGATTACTATAATGATTCAGTGGTGGTTATAATGAAAGGTTTTTCTATGGAGCTAACAAGGATATTGACAACTTTCACAACTATTGATTTATCAAATAACATGTTTGAAGGTGAAATTCCAAAAGTCATTGGAGAATTAAATTCTCTCAAAGGTCTTAACCTTTCAAATAATGGAATCACAGGTACCATTCCACAATCTCttagtaatttgagaaatttggAGTGGTTGGACATGTCAAGGAACCATTTGAAAGGTGAGATTCCAGAGAGTTTGACAAATTTGAATTTCCTATCTGTCTTGAACCTTTCCCAAAACCAACTTGAAGGAATGATACCTACAGGTAAACAGTTTGACACATTTGGAAATGATTCATATGAGGGAAATGCAATGTTGTGTGGATTGCCATTGTCTAAATCATGCAAAAATGACAAAGATCAGCAACCACAATCAAATGATGAAGAGGAATCAAGTTTTGGATGGAAATCAGTAGCAATAGGATATGGATGTGGTGCAGTATTTGGAATGTTGTTGGGATATAATCTGTTCTTAACTGGAAAACCAAGATGGCTTGcaaattttgttgaaaatatGTTTAGCATAAGACTGAAAAGGATAAACAACATAATTGGTGCAAATCGCAgatga
- the LOC101499643 gene encoding CSC1-like protein At3g21620 has protein sequence MASLGDIGLAAAINILTAFAFLIAFAILRIQPINDRVYFPKWYLKGLRCSPLQGGAFVTKFVNLDFRSYIKFLNWMPAALQMPEPELIEHAGLDSAIYLRIYLLGLKIFVPISFLAFSVMVPVNWTNDTLERSNVVYSSIDKLSISNIPTGSNRFWTHLVMAYAFTFWTCYILKREYQIVAAMRLSFLASERRRPDQFTVLVRNVPPDPDESVSELVEHFFLVNHPDQYLTHQVVYNAKKLSSLVAKKKKKQNWLDYYELKYSRNESVRPCIKTGFLGLCGSKVDAIDFYTGEVERLSRDIELEKDKVTRNPKSIMPAAFVSFRTRWGAAVCAQTQQTRNPTIWLTEWAPEPRDVYWDNMAIPYVSLSIRRLVIAVAFFFLTFFFMIPIAFVQSLANIEGIEKAAPFLKAFIEIKVIKSFIQGFLPGIALKIFLIFLPSILMMMSKFEGFISLSALERRSATRYYIFQFINVFLGSIITGTAFQQLDKFIHQSANEIPKTIGVSIPMKATFFITYIMVDGWAGCAGEILRLKPLIFYHLKNFLLVKTEKDREEAMDPGTFGFNTGEPQIQLYFLLGLVYAVVTPFLLPYIVVFFGLAYVVYRHQIINVYNQEYESAGAFWPDVHGRIVFALVISQLLLMGLLSTKKAANSTPLLITLPILTIWFHRFCKGSYEPAFITHPLQEAMVKDTLERTKEPNFNLKEFLQNAYIHPVFNGDEDTDSDVMSKEWEQEPVTVQTKRQSRRNTPMPSKHSGGSLPPSMHDTSDV, from the exons ATGGCGTCACTTGGTGATATAGGACTTGCAGCTGCAATAAACATCCTTACTGCATTTGCTTTCTTAATAGCATTTGCCatacttcgaatccaacctatAAACGATAGAGTTTATTTTCCAAAATGGTATCTGAAGGGTTTAAGGTGCAGTCCATTGCAAGGAGGGGCATTTGTGACCAAGTTTGTCAATTTAGACTTCAGGTCATACATAAAATTCTTAAACTGGATGCCTGCAGCATTGCAAATGCCAGAACCCGAATTAATCGAGCATGCAGGCTTGGATTCTGCTATTTACTTGAGGATATACTTACTTGG GCTGAAAATATTTGTTCCCATTTCATTCCTAGCATTTTCTGTTATGGTTCCTGTCAATTGGACCAATGACACATTGGAACGTTCAAATGTTGTATATAGCAGCATAGATAAGctttcaatttcaaatattcCAACTGGATCAAATAG ATTTTGGACTCACTTGGTAATGGCTTATGCTTTTACCTTCTGGACATGCTATATCTTGAAAAGAGAGTATCAGATAGTTGCAGCAATGAGATTGTCTTTTCTTGCATCTGAAAGACGCCGTCCTGACCAATTCACA GTACTTGTTAGGAATGTCCCGCCCGATCCTGATGAATCGGTCAGTGAGCTAGTTGAACATTTCTTTTTGGTCAATCATCCAGATCAATATCTCACTCATCAG GTTGTTTACAATGCAAAGAAACTATCTAGTCTAGTTgctaagaagaagaaaaaacagaaTTGGCTTGACTACTATGAACTTAAATATTCTAGAAACGAAAGCGTAAGGCCATGTATAAAG ACTGGCTTTTTAGGTCTTTGCGGTAGTAAGGTGGATGCTATCGATTTTTATACTGGTGAAGTAGAGAGACTATCAAGAGAC ATAGAGTTAGAGAAAGATAAGGTCACGAGGAATCCCAAATCTATAATGCCTGCGGCTTTTGTATCGTTCAGAACTCGTTGGGGTGCAGCAGTTTGTGCGCAAACTCAACAAACCAGAAATCCAACAATATGGTTGACTGAATGGGCTCCTGAACCTCGTGATGTGTATTGGGATAACATGGCTATACCATATGTTTCACTATCAATAAGGAGGCTTGTAATTGCTGTTGCTTTCTTCTTTCTTACATTCTTTTTCATGATTCCCATTGCATTTGTACAGTCACTTGCCAATATAGAAGGCATTGAAAAAGCAGCACCTTTCCTCAAGGCCTTCATTGAAAT AAAAGTCATTAAATCTTTTATACAAGGTTTCCTTCCTGGGATTGCTTTGAAGATATTCCTCATTTTTTTGCCCTCAATACTGATGATGATGTCGAAGTTCGAAGGGTTTATAAGTCTGTCTGCTCTAGAAAGGAGATCAGCTACAAGATATTACATCTTCCAGTTTATTAATGTGTTTCTGGGGAGCATAATTACTGGAACTGCGTTCCAACAACTAGATAAATTCATCCATCAGTCTGCAAATGA AATTCCAAAGACAATTGGTGTCTCAATTCCAATGAAAGCAACTTTCTTCATAACATACATAATGGTTGATGGTTGGGCTGGATGTGCTGGTGAGATTTTAAGGTTGAAGCCGTTGATATTTTATCACTTGAAAAATTTCTTGTTGGTGAAGACCGAAAAAGACCGCGAAGAAGCAATGGATCCAGGAACTTTTGGTTTCAATACAGGAGAACCTCAAATACAACTTTATTTCTTACTTGGCCTTGTCTATGCTGTCGTCACACCATTTCTACTTCCATACATTGTTGTCTTCTTTGGTTTGGCATATGTTGTCTATCGTCATCAG ATTATAAATGTGTACAACCAAGAGTATGAGAGTGCTGGAGCATTCTGGCCTGATGTTCATGGACGTATTGTATTTGCATTAGTTATCTCACAACTTCTGTTAATGGGATTATTGAGTACAAAAAAAGCTGCTAACTCAACTCCGTTACTCATCACTCTCCCAATTTTGACGATATGGTTTCATCGGTTTTGCAAGGGAAGCTACGAACCCGCTTTTATTACTCACCCATTGCAG GAAGCAATGGTCAAAGACACGTTGGAGCGAACAAAAGAGCCGAACTTCAATTTGAAAGAGTTCCTCCAAAATGCATATATCCACCCAGTTTTCAATGGCGATGAAGACACGGACAGTGATGTGATGAGCAAAGAGTGGGAGCAAGAGCCAGTGACTGTCCAAACAAAACGTCAGTCACGAAGGAACACGCCCATGCCTAGCAAACATAGCGGTGGTTCATTGCCGCCCTCCATGCATGACACTAGTGATGTCTGA
- the LOC101499949 gene encoding uncharacterized protein isoform X2, which yields MATISHYTLLLHPLSSFSSSTFIHFSPSSFTLPIPQPSSSSSSKFYFLSSKCRRRPTKPKLKLFMIIHPFLLFNTSFYFDTQTLLATVSVLAAIALSLFLGLKGDPVSCERCGGNGGTKCVFCNNGKMKQDMGLVDCKVCKGSGLILCKKCGGSGYSRRL from the exons ATGGCTACCATTTCTCACTAcactcttcttcttcatcctctatcttctttttcttcttcaaccttcATTCATTTTTCTCCATCTTCATTCACTCTTCCTATTCCTCaaccttcatcttcatcttcatccaaATTCTACTTCCTTTCCTCCAAATGCAGAAGGAGACCAACCAAACCCAAACTCAAACTCTTCATGATCATTCACCCTTTTTTGCTCTTTAATACCTCTTTCTATTTCGACACGCAAACACTTCTTGCCACTGTTAGTGTTTTGGCTGCCATTGCTCTTTCTCTCTTCCTTGGCCTCAAG GGTGATCCGGTGTCCTGTGAGCGTTGTGGTGGCAATG GTGGGACAAAATGTGTTTTTTGCAACAATGGCAAGATGAAGCAAGATATGGGGTTGGTTGACTGCAAAGTATGCAAGGGTTCAG GATTGATTCTCTGCAAGAAATGTGGAGGTTCCGGTTATTCCCGAAGGTTATGA
- the LOC101499949 gene encoding uncharacterized protein isoform X1: MATISHYTLLLHPLSSFSSSTFIHFSPSSFTLPIPQPSSSSSSKFYFLSSKCRRRPTKPKLKLFMIIHPFLLFNTSFYFDTQTLLATVSVLAAIALSLFLGLKGDPVSCERCGGNVGGTKCVFCNNGKMKQDMGLVDCKVCKGSGLILCKKCGGSGYSRRL, from the exons ATGGCTACCATTTCTCACTAcactcttcttcttcatcctctatcttctttttcttcttcaaccttcATTCATTTTTCTCCATCTTCATTCACTCTTCCTATTCCTCaaccttcatcttcatcttcatccaaATTCTACTTCCTTTCCTCCAAATGCAGAAGGAGACCAACCAAACCCAAACTCAAACTCTTCATGATCATTCACCCTTTTTTGCTCTTTAATACCTCTTTCTATTTCGACACGCAAACACTTCTTGCCACTGTTAGTGTTTTGGCTGCCATTGCTCTTTCTCTCTTCCTTGGCCTCAAG GGTGATCCGGTGTCCTGTGAGCGTTGTGGTGGCAATG TAGGTGGGACAAAATGTGTTTTTTGCAACAATGGCAAGATGAAGCAAGATATGGGGTTGGTTGACTGCAAAGTATGCAAGGGTTCAG GATTGATTCTCTGCAAGAAATGTGGAGGTTCCGGTTATTCCCGAAGGTTATGA